The DNA region CCGGCGAGGGCCAGGAAGAAGAAAGAAGGTGAGTGATCTTTGGCTCATACTGGGAGTAATCGTCGCCTGGCTCATTCTCCAGTATCTCGTCTTTCCCAGGCTGGGGCTCCCGACGTGAGGGGTCAACGAGAAGGGGTCGGCGACCTCGAAAAAGAAATGTTAAGATACTGAACGACTGCTCTCGATTTTCAGCTTCGTTTCCTTCCTGGTAACCAATTTTTCTATCGATAGGTTTTTTTTACGGAGTTCGTTCATGAAGAAAAAAGTTCTCATGACAGTAAAGGAAAGCGGCCTGGCTTCCCTTTCGTTCCGGAGATGATCTGCGAAAGATTCGCTTTCCGGATATCCTATCGATCCGTTCCTTGATCTTTCTCTTCGGTGCCCGTTCTTTCCTGTTTCTGAGGTGAGGACGTTTTTCCTCTTCTCAGCCGTTCGCTGATGCGTTCCACGATCACATAGAATACCGGCACGAACGGGATGGCGAGAAGGGTCGAAGAGATCATGCCGCCAAAAACGACGGTGCCGATCGATCGCTGGCTGGCGGAGCCCGCCCCGAAGGCGAAGACGAGCGGCACAACCCCCAATATAAAGGCAAAAGAGGTCATCACGATCGGCCGGAATCTCCGGCGAGTCGCCTCAATAGCCGCCTCGGGAATGCTCATCCCCCCATGGTGCAGATCGCGTGCGAATTCCACGATCAGGATCGCGTTCTTGCTCGAGAGTGCGATCATGAGCACCAGGCCGACCTGCGTAAAAAGGTTGTTGTCATATCCCCGCAGGAGGAGGGCCAGCAGGACCCCGGTAAGCGCCATCGGGACAACGAGTACGATAGCCGCAGGTGATGTCCAGCTCTCATATAGGGCTGCCAGCACCAGGTATACGAGGATGATGGAGAGGGCATAAATGAAGTAAGCCTGTTTGCCGACCTTTTTTTCCTGGTAACTGGAGGTAGTCCAGTCGTATGAGATCCCCTCGGGTAATTTTTGAGTGGCCATCTGTTCCATGGTAGTGAGGGCCTGGCCGGAACTGAATCCGGGTGCCGCGGAGCCGTAAATGGCTGCAGCAGGATAGAGATTGTAGCGTGTTATCAATTCAGCCCCGAACAACGGCTTCACATCAAGCAGGGCACCCATCGGTACCATCTCGCCCCGGGAATTTCCGACATACAAATTCTTTATGTCCTCAGGCTGGAGTCGGTAGCGGTCGTCAGCCTGGACGTACACCTGAAATACCTGGTTGTATCTATTGAAGAGGTTTACGAACGACGAGCCGAGATATGCCCTGAGCGTATCAAATACATTCGATACGGGTACCTGCAGCGACTCTGCCTTCGTCCGGTCGATGTTCAAATAGAGCTGCGGGTTGCCGATGCTGAATGTGGTCTGAAGCCCCCCTAAGCTAGGGTGCGAATTCCCCGCTTGGACGAGTTCATCCGTTGAGCGCTTGAGCTGATCGAGACCCAGACTGGTCCGGTCTTCCACCATCATCTGAAAGCCCCCTGTCTGGCCCAGTCCGCGGATCGGGGGGGGGATCACCGCAAAGGCGAGTGCGTCCTCGATGCCTCCGAGCTGACGGTTTATGTTCGAGATAATGACGTCCTGGCTCAAGGCCGAGCCTCGTACGCCCCAGTCCTTGTAAGCGAAGAACGTGGACGAGACATTCGGGACGTTAGCGAAGTCAAGGACCGAGAAGCCGCCTATGGTCACCCAGGTGGCGATCCCGGGAGTCTTTCTCAAGATGTCGTTGACCTTGTAAGCCACCCGCTGCAGCCTCGGCTGTGATGAGCCCGGAGGCAGTATCGTCACGAGAATGGCATAGCCCTGATCCTCTGTCGGGAGAAACCCTGTCGGCCTGCTCAGGAAGATCAGGAAGGACGCCGTGATGATGACAGAAAAGATGATCACAAAGAGGACCGCCCGCTTCACCATAAAGGTGACGAGAGTGACATAACCGTTTGTCATCGCCTGAAATGTCTT from Thermodesulfovibrionales bacterium includes:
- a CDS encoding efflux RND transporter permease subunit; translated protein: KTFQAMTNGYVTLVTFMVKRAVLFVIIFSVIITASFLIFLSRPTGFLPTEDQGYAILVTILPPGSSQPRLQRVAYKVNDILRKTPGIATWVTIGGFSVLDFANVPNVSSTFFAYKDWGVRGSALSQDVIISNINRQLGGIEDALAFAVIPPPIRGLGQTGGFQMMVEDRTSLGLDQLKRSTDELVQAGNSHPSLGGLQTTFSIGNPQLYLNIDRTKAESLQVPVSNVFDTLRAYLGSSFVNLFNRYNQVFQVYVQADDRYRLQPEDIKNLYVGNSRGEMVPMGALLDVKPLFGAELITRYNLYPAAAIYGSAAPGFSSGQALTTMEQMATQKLPEGISYDWTTSSYQEKKVGKQAYFIYALSIILVYLVLAALYESWTSPAAIVLVVPMALTGVLLALLLRGYDNNLFTQVGLVLMIALSSKNAILIVEFARDLHHGGMSIPEAAIEATRRRFRPIVMTSFAFILGVVPLVFAFGAGSASQRSIGTVVFGGMISSTLLAIPFVPVFYVIVERISERLRRGKTSSPQKQERTGTEEKDQGTDR